In Myxococcales bacterium, the following proteins share a genomic window:
- a CDS encoding DTW domain-containing protein: MRCRLPERACVCARLVRGQSNIALTIVRHVGERSRVSNSAHLVALALPATRIIDYGLHGAPVEHIELPRTPGTYLLFPEGPPRHDLASLPHPLDHLVVLDASWSQVRRMRHRLPALAGMPPLHVAASAQRRRMRAPPKAGLVSTLEAIALALDLAGEQGAAATLEATYDTFTAAMMGLGRTGHL, from the coding sequence GTGCGCTGCCGGTTGCCCGAGCGGGCGTGCGTCTGCGCGCGCCTGGTGAGGGGGCAAAGCAACATCGCCTTGACGATCGTGCGCCACGTCGGCGAGCGTTCGCGCGTCTCCAACAGCGCGCACTTGGTCGCGCTGGCCCTGCCGGCCACCCGCATCATCGATTACGGCTTACACGGGGCGCCCGTGGAACACATTGAGCTGCCGCGCACCCCCGGCACGTATTTGCTCTTTCCCGAGGGACCGCCGCGCCACGACCTTGCATCGCTGCCGCATCCGCTAGATCATTTGGTGGTGCTCGATGCGTCGTGGAGCCAGGTTCGCCGCATGCGGCATCGGCTGCCTGCGCTTGCCGGCATGCCACCGCTGCACGTCGCGGCCTCGGCGCAGCGTCGGCGCATGCGCGCACCGCCCAAGGCGGGCCTGGTCTCCACGCTAGAAGCCATCGCGCTGGCGCTCGACCTCGCGGGGGAGCAGGGCGCCGCGGCAACCCTCGAGGCGACGTACGACACGTTCACCGCCGCGATGATGGGCCTGGGCCGAACGGGGCACCTCTGA
- a CDS encoding SpoIIE family protein phosphatase, which translates to MRLPLGVKLTLTTSVAVAIALGTFALITGKSLGGGMPWISAGALLVSGVLGAVWQSIRVVRPLRAMADATRDIAGGDLSRRVPVESRDEVGAMAQNLNTMAEALEALLHDREAQARVNQELELARTLQKAMLPPSDAVASAGHVVFGTSRPASRCGGDWWLHHEISPTRLLLVVADATGHGVGAALIAATARGALLAVIEAKGEALTTDDVMRAFAAGTMRSNATTGETPMTSLVVICDVATGELQYRNCGMPFPLLVAGGGVTALTSLQVATRHPWRRGETLVMYSDGLTEQQNAKGMRFGDRRLAAVLRAQGGTLLARDHRAVIDAGIEFAGGIAPDDDITLVMCQAPQGPQDS; encoded by the coding sequence ATGCGCTTGCCACTTGGCGTCAAGCTCACGCTTACCACCTCGGTGGCGGTTGCCATCGCGCTGGGAACGTTTGCGCTCATCACCGGCAAGTCATTGGGCGGCGGCATGCCGTGGATCTCTGCCGGCGCGTTGTTGGTTAGCGGCGTGCTGGGCGCGGTGTGGCAGAGCATTCGCGTCGTGCGCCCACTACGCGCCATGGCCGATGCCACGCGCGACATTGCCGGCGGCGATCTGTCGCGACGCGTGCCAGTAGAGAGTCGCGACGAGGTCGGTGCCATGGCGCAAAATTTAAACACGATGGCCGAGGCGCTTGAGGCCTTGCTGCACGATCGCGAGGCGCAGGCGCGGGTCAATCAAGAACTCGAGCTGGCGCGGACGCTGCAAAAGGCGATGCTGCCGCCGAGCGATGCCGTGGCCTCGGCGGGCCACGTCGTGTTTGGCACCAGCCGGCCAGCCTCGCGCTGTGGCGGCGATTGGTGGCTACACCATGAAATTTCGCCGACGCGGCTGCTCCTGGTCGTCGCCGATGCCACCGGCCACGGCGTGGGGGCCGCACTCATCGCCGCCACGGCCCGCGGCGCCTTGCTCGCCGTTATCGAAGCCAAGGGTGAGGCACTCACCACGGACGACGTGATGCGCGCCTTTGCCGCCGGGACAATGCGTAGCAATGCCACCACCGGCGAGACGCCGATGACCTCGCTGGTTGTCATCTGCGACGTCGCCACGGGTGAGCTGCAGTATCGCAATTGCGGCATGCCGTTTCCGCTGCTCGTCGCGGGCGGCGGCGTAACGGCCCTGACCTCGCTGCAGGTCGCAACGCGGCACCCGTGGCGGCGCGGCGAGACGCTCGTCATGTATAGCGACGGCCTCACCGAGCAGCAGAACGCCAAGGGCATGCGGTTTGGCGATCGCCGGCTCGCCGCCGTCTTGCGCGCACAGGGTGGCACGCTGCTCGCCCGCGATCACCGCGCCGTCATCGACGCCGGCATTGAGTTCGCCGGCGGCATCGCCCCCGACGACGACATCACGCTGGTGATGTGCCAGGCGCCCCAAGGGCCGCAAGATAGCTAA